The DNA window CGCGGCGCGCCGGACGAGGGCGTGCACGAGCAGCCCCACGTGCCGGTACGCCGCCGGGTCCACGTGCCGGAACACCTCCTCGACCAGCCCGGCCCAGGTGCCGGCCGCGTCGGCGGAGGGCGCGGCGGCCCCGCGCAGCTTCTCCGGCAGCCGCCCGGGGTCGAGCACGGCAACGGCGGCGAAGAAGGCGCCCGCGACGGCGGCGTCCTGACCGGTGCCCGTGTCAAGGCGGTCCGTGTCAACTCGGTCCGGGTCGAGGCGGTCCGGGTCGAGGCGGTAGCGGGCCAGGTGGAGCACGCCGATCAGCCGCCAGGTGGCGGCGTCGGAGCGGTCGCCGGCGCACGCCCGCATCGCCTGCTCGGCCTCGACCAGCGCCGCGGGATCCCAGATCAGCTCGGGATCGGCGGCCTGCTCGAACCGCTCGATGCGGGCGGCCAGCGCCTCGGCCGGATCGGTCATGGGCACAGGCTCTCACCGGCGCGCCCGTGCGTACAGGTGGGGGGCCGGGCGGCGGCGCGGCCGGCGGCGGCCAACTCTTCGTACAGACCAGGTGGGCGGCGGTGCGGGGCTCGTCCCGCTGGGTAGGGTCGCGGCATGCTCTATGGCAAGGAACATGTCCGGCGTTATCAGGAGACCGACGGGGCGGAGGGGCACGACTGGAACAACACCACCGTCCTCCTGCTGACCACGAAGGGCCGCAACTCGGGCCGACCGTACACCACACCACTGATCTACCAGCGTCACGGCGACGTCTACCTGATCGTGGCCTCGTACGGCGGCGCGCCCGACGACCCGCAGTGGTACAAGAACCTGAGGGCGGACCCCGAGGTCGAGGTGCAGGTGAAGGGCGAGAAGTTCGCGGCGCGGGCCCGCCCTGCCCGGCCCGAGGAGAAGCCGGAGATGTGGCGGGTCATGACGGCGACCTGGCCGCAGTACGACGAGTACCAGCAGAAGACCGACCGGGAGATTCCGATCGTCGTCCTGGAACGCACGTGAGGTGACCCTCGCGGGCGGACCGGCTCCCGGCTCCCGCCCGCGGGCGCCTCACAGGGCGGCGTAGAGCTCCATGGTGCGGTGGGCGATGCGCTCCCACGAGAAGTGCTCGACCGCCCGGGCCCGCCCCGCGAGGCCCATGGCGCGGGCCCGCCCTGGGTCGCGCAGCAGCGTGTTGACCCGCTCGGCCAGGTCGGCGGCGAAGCGGCCGGGGTCGTGCGGGGTGCCGTCGCGCTCCTGGGAGACGGGCACGAGCAGGCCGGTCTCGCCGTCGGCCACGACCTCGGGGATGCCGCCGGTGGCGGTCGCGACGACGGCCGTCTCGCAGGCCATCGCCTCCAGGTTGACGATGCCCATGGGCTCGTAGACCGACGGGCACACGAAGACCGTCGCGTGCGTGAGGAGCTGGATGACCTCGGGCTTCGGCAGCATCTCCCGGATCCAGTGGACGCCGTCGCGGTCGAGGTCGCGCACGAGCCCGCTCACCTCGGCGGCGATCTCGGGGGTGTCGGGCGCGCCCGCGCAGAGCACGAGCTGGGCGTCGGGGTCGAACGAGCGCGCCGCGTGCAGCAGGGGGACGAGGCCCTTCTGGCGGGTGATGCGGCCGACGAAGATCACGTACGGGCGGCCGGGGTCGATGCCGTGCCGGGCGAGGACGTCGGCGCCGGGGTCGGGGGCGTACTCGGCGGTGTCGATGCCGTTGTGGATGACGGTGACCTTCTCCGGCGCGATCTCGGGGTAGGCGGCCAGCACGTCGCGGCGCATGCCCGCCGAGACCGCGATGACGGCGTCGGCGGCGGCGAGGGCGGTGCGCTCGGACCAGGAGGAGATCGCGTAGCCGCCGCCGAGCTGCTCGGCCTTCCACGGACGCAGCGGCTCCAGGCTGTGCGTGGTGATCACGTGCGGGACGCCGTGCAGGAGCTTGGCGACATGCCCGGCGAAGTTGGCGTACCAGGTATGGGAGTGCACGACGTCGGCGCCCTCGCAGGCGGCGGCCATCTCCAGGTCGACACCGAGCACCTGGAGGGCGGCGTTGGCCTTCTCCAGCCCGCCCGGCACCCGGTAGGCGGAGACGCCCGGCTCGGCGCGGTCGGCGCCGAAGCAGCGGACCCGTACGTCGGCCAGCGGGCGCAGTTCCCGTGCGAGGTATTCCATGTGGACCCCGGCGCCGCCGTACACCTCGGGTGGATACTCCCGGCTGAGCAGATCAACACGCATAGGGACGACCTTACGATCAACGCGAGCATGGGACACGATCGACAAGCTCAGGGTCGGTGACCCGCGCCCGGCCGCCAGGCGGCAAATCGGGACACGAGGGAAGTTAACCGCGCCGCGATTCGTCGATAGAACGGCCATTTGAGGGTAGCGTCTCGGGCATGAGGTCCCGGAGGGTGCTTGCGGTCGTGCTGGCAGGTGGAGAGGGTAAGAGGCTCATGCCGCTCACGGCGGATCGGGCCAAACCAGCGGTGCCGTTCGGGGGGATATATCGGCTCATAGACTTCGTGCTGTCCAATCTGGCGAACGGCGGCTTCCTCAAGATCGTTGTGCTGACGCAGTACAAGAACCACAGCCTCGACCGGCACGTCTCACGCACCTGGCGGCTGTCGGCGATGCTCGGCAACTATGTGACGCCCGTGCCCGCGCAGCAGCGGCTCGGCCCGCGGTGGTTCTCCGGCTCGGCCGACGCGCTGTTCCAGAACCTCAACCTCATCTACGACGAGATGCCCGAGCACGTGATCGTGTTCGGCGCGGACCACATCTACCGGATGGATCCGCGGCAGATGGTCGAGCAGCACGAGGACTCCGGCGCGGACGTCACCGTCGCCGCGATCCGGCAGCCGCTGGCGCTGGCCGACCAGTTCGGCGTCATCGAGACCGACCCCGAGGGCCGCAGGATCGTCGCGTTCAGGGAGAAGCCGAAGGACGCGGTGGGGCTCGCCGACTCCCCCGACGAGGTCTACGCCTCCATGGGCAACTACGTGTTCAAGACCCAGTCGATGATCGACGCGCTGCGCGAGGACGCCCTCGACCCGACCAGCAAGCACGACCTGGGCGGCAACATCATCCCGATGCTGGTCAAGTCGGGCGGCGCCGACGTCTACGACTTCAAGAACAACATCGTGCCCGGCTCCAGCGAGCGCGACCGCGGCTACTGGCGCGACGTGGGAACGCTGGACGCCTACTACGAGGCGCACATGGACCTCATCTCGGCGCATCCGATCTTCAACCTCTACAACGACAAGTGGCCGATCTTCACCGGTCACGACCCGCTGCCGCCGGCGAAGTTCGTCCACAACGACGGCGACCGGGTGGGGCGGGCCATCGACTCGCTGGTCTCGCCCGGCGTGATCGTCTCGGGCGGCACGGCGCTCCGCTCGGTCCTGTCGCCGAAGGTGGTGATCCACTCGCACGCGCTGGTCGAGGACTCCGTGCTGATGGAGAACGTCAAGATCGGGCGGGGCGCGATCGTGCGCAAGGCGATCATCGACAAGAACGTCGTGATCCCCGACGGCGCGCGGATCGGGTTCGACCTGGACTACGACCGCACGCGCTTCGCCCTCACGCGCGGCGGCGTCGTGGTCATCGGCAAGAACGAGATCGTGGACCGCTGAACGCCGGAAGGCCCGCGCGGCGGCCGCGGGCCCCGGAGGGGGAGGAGGGGCGCGTCGTCATCAAGGGTGTGCCACAGGGAGGCGTCCCGGGGCGCTCGCGCGGCCCCGGGACCGGTCCGCTCTAGAGGTCTCTAGTAACGGCCGTGCATGGCGACCGGGTAGCGGTAACCATGGGCGCCCCAGTTGCGCCAGTCCTCGTCGGGCTGTGCCCAGCCCCATCGCCGGTCCCAGCCTCGGCCGGGATGGTCGTCCCAGTGGAACCTGCCGTGGAACCCGGGGCGGAACCTGGGGTGGAACCTGTCATCGGCCTCGTCGTGGAAGCCGCGATCGAAGCCGCGCTCGTACCTGTCGTCGTATCCGCGCTCGAACCTGCCGTCGAAGCCGTCGTCGTACCGGCCGTCGTACCGGCCGTCGAAGCCGCCGTCGAAGCCGCCGTCGAAGCCGTCATCGGACCTGTCGTCGTACCCGCCGTCGAACTCGTCGTCGTACCCGCCGTCGAACTCGTCGCCGAAGCCGTCATCGGACTCGTCGCCGTCGAAGTCGTCGTCGAAGTCGCCGTCGAAGCCGTCGTCGTCGAAGCCGTCGTCGAAGCCGCGCCAGCCGTAGTGGCGGTGCCGGTCGGGGTTCTTGCAGGCCTTGGCGTCGCGACGCCCGACCCAGACGCCCTCGGCGTCGATGCCGAACGAGTGCCTGCTGTCGCTGATGCCGATCTCGCAGCGCGAGATGGCGTTCGCCGGACCGGCCAGGCCGACGACCGCGACAGCCGCGGCGAGCACGCCGCCTGCGGCTATGAGGTTACCTTTCACCATTTCTCCCTGTGGTCACGATGTGACAACGCTCACTAACTGTAAGTAGCCACGGGCGATACGACGGGTAACGCCACGCACCGACCTGTCACCACGGATTTGGGCCTTGATGCCGCACCTGTACGGGATCACCCTGAACGTCAGGAGGCATTGACATGACGCATCCACTGGGAGTCAGCCGCCCCGATCTCGAGGTCACCGATCTACCCACACCCGAAGAGGTCTTCAAGGTCTCCAGAATCGGGTTCAAGGAGATCGTGAAGTACGCCGTCGGGCCCAGCCTGATCGCGCTCGGCATCTCGATCGGCAGCGGCGAATGGCTGCTCGGCCCGCTGAACGTGGGCCAGTACGGCTTCGTCGGCGTCGGCTGGGTGATCGTGGTCTCGGCGCTGCTGCAGACGTTCTACAACGTCGAGTGCTCGCGGTACGTCATCGCGACCGGCGAGTCGCCGGTGGTCGGCTGGGGCCGGGTGCCGCCGGGCTGGCCGCTGTGGGTACCGCTGTCCGTCCTCATCGTGATCTTCGCCTTCATCGCGGGCGGCTGGGCCGCCTCGGCGGGGCAGGGCGTGTACGCGCTGGTCCACGGCGTGCCCCCGGCCGCGACGGACGCCGAACCCCGCTGGTGGGCGGTCGGCCTGCTGGTGCTGGTGTTCCTCATCACCGCCTTCGCCCGCCGCATCAGCCGGGCGCTGGAGCTGGCCAACTGGGTGATGGTCGGCTCGATCCTGCTCGCGCTGATCGCGGTGGACCTGCTCGTGGTGCCGTTCGACCTGTGGTGGGAGGGCATCCGCGGCTTCCTCACCCCGGCCGCGCCGCCCGCGGGGATCACGGCCACCCAGCTCGGCGCGCTGGCCGGGTTCACGGCCCTGGCCTCGGGCCTCAACTGGTACGTGATGGGCCACTACCGCGACAAGGGCTACGGCATGGGCCACCGCGTCGGCTACCTCTCCGGGCTGCGCGGCGGCCGTAACCGCCTGCTGTCCAGCGGTGTCACCTTCCCCGACGACGACAGGAACCGGGGCCTGTGGCGCCGCTGGTACCGGCTGCTCATGATCGACATGTGGGGCGTGTTCTTCGTCGGCGCCATTCTCGGCATGCTGCTGCCGACGATCCTCATGGCGCAGGCGGTCGCGCTGAGCGGCGAGAAGCCGACGCGGGCCAACGTGCCGACGTTCGTGGCGAGCGCGCTCGGCGGAGAGTACGGCCGGGTGGTGTTCTACGTGGCGCTGGCGGTCGGGGTGCTGATCCTGTTCTCCACGCAGCTCGGCATCTTCGAGGCGATGGTCCGGGTGACGACCGACGCCGCCAACGCCTCCAGCCCCCGCCTGCGCGCGCTCGTCGAGGGCGACCCGCGGCGCTTCTACTACCCCTTCATGCTCGTGCTGCTGGTGGTCATCTCCATCGTCATCTTCCAGTCGCTGCCGGTGGGGCTGGTGGAGTGGTCGGCGAACATGTCGAACCTGGGCGCGCTGATCTACCCGTTCCTGCTGATGTACCTGAACAGCAGGCTGCCCCGGCCGGCCCGGCCCCGGCCGTGGCACTACGTCATCCTGGTGCTCAACTTCCTGTTCTTCGGCTTCTTCTTCGTCAACTTCATCGCCGACTTCGTGGGCGACCCGCTGGTGACGTTCTAGGGGCGATCAGGAGGCGGCGGCGGGCACCGGGAGCACCGGTCCGTTCGTTGTCGGGATGGCGGTCCAACGTCGTCTCTCCGGGAGTCGCACCATGGAAATCACCGGCATCATCTCCGGCATCGTCATCGGCGTCGTCGTCGGCGCTCTCGGGCGGCTCGTCGTGCCCGGACGCCAGCGCATCCCGATCTGGCTCACCATCCTCATCGGCGTGGTCGCGGCCCTCATCGGGACCGCGCTCGCCGCTGCGCTCGGCGTGGCCGACACCGGCGGCATCGACTGGATCGAGCTGCTGATCCAGGTGGCGCTGGCGGCGCTCGGCGTCTCGCTGACCGCCGGTCTGTACGTCAAGCGCCGCCGCGAGTGAGCGCCGGCGGGCGGCCACGGGGCACATCCCCGCGGCCGCCCGCCACAACCCGCTCGAAGCTCCCCTTTTCAGGCCCCGCTCCGCTCAGCGCGCGGGGTCACCACTCGTCGTCGCCGCCGCCGTCGTCGTCGCCCTCGAAGATCTCCTCGACGATCTCGCCGGCCACCAGTCCGCCCACGACGCCGGCGGCGCCCGCGGCGACCACCGCGCCGACGCCCGGCCCGCCACCGTGATGGTGCCCGTGGTGGTGCGGGTCGTGGTGCCCGTGGTGGTGGGGGTCGTGGTGCGGATCGTGGTAGCCGTGCGGGGCGCCGTGGTGGCCGCCGTACTCGGCCAGGCGCTGGAGCCAGCGCCCGATCTCGCCGGTCCAGTCGGTGCGCAGCGCGTCGTCGTGGCTGACGGTGAAGTGGTCGATGGCGTCGCCGGAAGAGTAGCGGCCGGCCCGCTTGTCGGCCTCCAGGACGACGGTCAGCCCGTCAGGTGAGGCGACGAAGGTCACCTCGACCTCGTTGACCAGGCCCTGGTGCTGCGGCGGCGGATAGAACTCGATCTCCTGGTAGAACGGCAGCCGCTGGTCCACGCCGACCAGCCGCCCCATCTCCAGGTCGGCCGACTTGAACGAGAAGCCGAGGGCGAGGAACGCCTCCAGGATGCGCAGTTGCGACGGCATCGGCTCGACCGCGAACAGGTCGAGGTCGCCCTTGTCCACGGCCTTGGCGATGGCCAGTTCGGTGCGCACGCCGAGGACCATGCCGCGCAGCGGCTGCCCGCCGATCTCGCTGACGGGCGCCTCCCACGGCACGGGCATGGTGAAGCCGAGCGTGCGGTCCTCGCCCTTGCGCAGCGTGAACGGCCCGGAGACGTCGAGGCGGGCGAACTCGTTGACGCCGGCGCCCTCCGAGTCGCCGTACTCGACCTCCACGCGGGCCACCAGGCCGAGCGTGACGTGCTCGATCTCGGCGTCGAAGTCGCCGCCCTTGAGCCGGACCTCGCCCTCCAGCGTGCCGCCCGGCCGCGTGCGGGACGTGGTGAGGACGGTGTCCACCGAGGGCGCGCCGACGCCGAACGCGCCCAGCATGCGTTTGAAGACCACGACTTTTGCTCTCCCTGTCGATGATCGGGTGGGTGATCAGGTGATGATCACTTCTTGCGCCCGTGCAACGAGCGGCGTCGCGGCCGAGTTCCTGAAACCCCAGCGTGCAGGGGGTTTTTGGGGGTATGGGG is part of the Nonomuraea coxensis DSM 45129 genome and encodes:
- a CDS encoding nitroreductase family deazaflavin-dependent oxidoreductase, which codes for MLYGKEHVRRYQETDGAEGHDWNNTTVLLLTTKGRNSGRPYTTPLIYQRHGDVYLIVASYGGAPDDPQWYKNLRADPEVEVQVKGEKFAARARPARPEEKPEMWRVMTATWPQYDEYQQKTDREIPIVVLERT
- the glgA gene encoding glycogen synthase, yielding MRVDLLSREYPPEVYGGAGVHMEYLARELRPLADVRVRCFGADRAEPGVSAYRVPGGLEKANAALQVLGVDLEMAAACEGADVVHSHTWYANFAGHVAKLLHGVPHVITTHSLEPLRPWKAEQLGGGYAISSWSERTALAAADAVIAVSAGMRRDVLAAYPEIAPEKVTVIHNGIDTAEYAPDPGADVLARHGIDPGRPYVIFVGRITRQKGLVPLLHAARSFDPDAQLVLCAGAPDTPEIAAEVSGLVRDLDRDGVHWIREMLPKPEVIQLLTHATVFVCPSVYEPMGIVNLEAMACETAVVATATGGIPEVVADGETGLLVPVSQERDGTPHDPGRFAADLAERVNTLLRDPGRARAMGLAGRARAVEHFSWERIAHRTMELYAAL
- a CDS encoding glucose-1-phosphate adenylyltransferase, which produces MPLTADRAKPAVPFGGIYRLIDFVLSNLANGGFLKIVVLTQYKNHSLDRHVSRTWRLSAMLGNYVTPVPAQQRLGPRWFSGSADALFQNLNLIYDEMPEHVIVFGADHIYRMDPRQMVEQHEDSGADVTVAAIRQPLALADQFGVIETDPEGRRIVAFREKPKDAVGLADSPDEVYASMGNYVFKTQSMIDALREDALDPTSKHDLGGNIIPMLVKSGGADVYDFKNNIVPGSSERDRGYWRDVGTLDAYYEAHMDLISAHPIFNLYNDKWPIFTGHDPLPPAKFVHNDGDRVGRAIDSLVSPGVIVSGGTALRSVLSPKVVIHSHALVEDSVLMENVKIGRGAIVRKAIIDKNVVIPDGARIGFDLDYDRTRFALTRGGVVVIGKNEIVDR
- a CDS encoding Nramp family divalent metal transporter, which produces MTHPLGVSRPDLEVTDLPTPEEVFKVSRIGFKEIVKYAVGPSLIALGISIGSGEWLLGPLNVGQYGFVGVGWVIVVSALLQTFYNVECSRYVIATGESPVVGWGRVPPGWPLWVPLSVLIVIFAFIAGGWAASAGQGVYALVHGVPPAATDAEPRWWAVGLLVLVFLITAFARRISRALELANWVMVGSILLALIAVDLLVVPFDLWWEGIRGFLTPAAPPAGITATQLGALAGFTALASGLNWYVMGHYRDKGYGMGHRVGYLSGLRGGRNRLLSSGVTFPDDDRNRGLWRRWYRLLMIDMWGVFFVGAILGMLLPTILMAQAVALSGEKPTRANVPTFVASALGGEYGRVVFYVALAVGVLILFSTQLGIFEAMVRVTTDAANASSPRLRALVEGDPRRFYYPFMLVLLVVISIVIFQSLPVGLVEWSANMSNLGALIYPFLLMYLNSRLPRPARPRPWHYVILVLNFLFFGFFFVNFIADFVGDPLVTF
- a CDS encoding GlsB/YeaQ/YmgE family stress response membrane protein; this encodes MEITGIISGIVIGVVVGALGRLVVPGRQRIPIWLTILIGVVAALIGTALAAALGVADTGGIDWIELLIQVALAALGVSLTAGLYVKRRRE
- a CDS encoding sporulation protein, with amino-acid sequence MVFKRMLGAFGVGAPSVDTVLTTSRTRPGGTLEGEVRLKGGDFDAEIEHVTLGLVARVEVEYGDSEGAGVNEFARLDVSGPFTLRKGEDRTLGFTMPVPWEAPVSEIGGQPLRGMVLGVRTELAIAKAVDKGDLDLFAVEPMPSQLRILEAFLALGFSFKSADLEMGRLVGVDQRLPFYQEIEFYPPPQHQGLVNEVEVTFVASPDGLTVVLEADKRAGRYSSGDAIDHFTVSHDDALRTDWTGEIGRWLQRLAEYGGHHGAPHGYHDPHHDPHHHGHHDPHHHGHHHGGGPGVGAVVAAGAAGVVGGLVAGEIVEEIFEGDDDGGGDDEW